A part of Terriglobus roseus genomic DNA contains:
- a CDS encoding helix-turn-helix domain-containing protein, with the protein MNVDEDKQSDSDFDVVDPTQAEAVIEQKSLGERIRRLRMKRSMGLVELGKKTDLSASFLSQLETGRVVPTVRNLARIAMAFQKDLSYFFRDEAPITFRILRRQERVRLQRSTNANANFVTDSLSALISDGSMHPCIADFRASGEEITFQPRPFEGVEFTLVMEGRLTLVSENETRTLETGDVAWIDAVRRRRYTCEAGQTARAMFITRHRRN; encoded by the coding sequence ATGAATGTCGATGAAGACAAACAATCCGACTCCGACTTCGATGTAGTCGATCCCACCCAGGCAGAGGCTGTCATCGAACAGAAGTCCCTTGGCGAGCGCATCCGTCGCCTGCGCATGAAGCGCTCCATGGGCCTTGTAGAACTCGGCAAAAAAACAGACCTCTCTGCATCCTTTCTCTCCCAGCTTGAAACCGGTCGCGTCGTTCCCACCGTACGCAACCTCGCCCGCATCGCCATGGCCTTCCAGAAGGACCTCTCCTACTTCTTCCGCGACGAAGCCCCCATCACCTTCCGCATCCTTCGCCGCCAGGAACGCGTCCGTCTGCAACGCAGCACAAACGCCAACGCAAACTTCGTCACAGACAGTCTCTCCGCCCTCATCTCTGACGGCAGCATGCACCCCTGCATCGCAGACTTCCGCGCCTCCGGTGAAGAGATCACCTTCCAGCCTCGCCCCTTCGAAGGCGTCGAATTCACACTCGTCATGGAAGGCCGCCTGACCCTCGTCTCAGAAAACGAAACGCGCACGCTGGAAACCGGCGACGTCGCATGGATCGACGCCGTCCGCCGCCGTCGCTACACCTGCGAGGCAGGCCAGACCGCACGCGCCATGTTCATCACCCGACACCGCCGCAACTAA
- the pabB gene encoding aminodeoxychorismate synthase component I: protein MSASSNPWSPLPSAWRTRAFANPGSILLESSLPSATEHTSLLFEDPIEILTANTPNDLPTLFAALEAASQNGHWVAGWMAYEAGAHFLQLPPRATSGPIAIFGIYRQPQAFDHTAQHERETTPQTQPLQLALMPTITPAQYTAAINRIQRWIAAGDTYQVNFTNPLTSPCTHTPQQVYDALHAQQPCSFGAILNLLPNSTILSFSPELFFNVDAAGNIATRPMKGTSPRSANAEEDQALAEALQHDEKNRAEHVMIVDLLRNDMNRICRIGSVHAASLFDIESLPTVHQMTSTIRGQLPAKTPWSEVFRALFPGGSITGAPKRHTVELIQKLEASPRGVYTGAIGYFAPDRSACFNIAIRTAVLENNTLTLGAGGGIVADSTAASEYREMLLKASFVQRASQPIQLIETMRAETNNIALLQHHLQRLQSSAEALGFTCNTRQIEASIHAAINKTTPQRVRLLLHRNGETEITLAPAPAWPQQLRLRLSHQQTRADSPHLRHKTTFRPEYQPELEAALTNGFHDTLFLNTAGEVTESCIATLLAKIDDHWFTPPLYSGVLPGVYREQLIATGLLTERTITLDDLRNATSIALCNALRGIAPVTSLQLPDGEIIHWKSPSDLPSLPA, encoded by the coding sequence GTGTCCGCATCTTCAAATCCGTGGTCGCCACTCCCTTCTGCATGGCGCACCCGCGCGTTCGCAAATCCCGGCAGCATCCTGCTCGAATCCTCGTTGCCCTCCGCCACGGAGCACACCTCGCTGCTCTTTGAAGACCCCATCGAAATCCTCACGGCCAACACGCCGAACGATCTCCCCACACTCTTCGCAGCTCTCGAAGCCGCATCGCAAAACGGCCATTGGGTCGCCGGATGGATGGCCTACGAAGCAGGCGCACACTTCCTCCAACTCCCCCCGCGCGCCACGTCAGGCCCCATCGCCATCTTCGGCATCTATCGCCAACCGCAAGCCTTCGATCACACCGCGCAACACGAACGTGAAACAACACCACAAACCCAGCCACTACAACTAGCGCTGATGCCCACCATCACGCCAGCGCAATACACAGCAGCCATCAACCGCATCCAGCGATGGATCGCCGCAGGCGACACCTACCAGGTCAACTTCACCAACCCACTCACCTCACCCTGCACACACACACCGCAGCAGGTATACGACGCCCTGCACGCGCAACAGCCATGCAGCTTCGGCGCCATCCTCAACCTGCTCCCCAACAGCACCATCCTCTCCTTCTCACCCGAGCTTTTCTTCAACGTCGACGCCGCAGGCAACATCGCCACACGCCCCATGAAAGGCACATCTCCGCGCAGCGCCAACGCCGAAGAAGACCAAGCGCTAGCCGAAGCCCTGCAACACGACGAAAAGAATCGCGCCGAACACGTCATGATCGTCGATCTCCTGCGCAACGACATGAACCGCATCTGCCGCATCGGCAGCGTTCACGCAGCCAGCCTCTTCGACATCGAAAGCCTCCCCACGGTTCACCAGATGACCTCCACCATCCGCGGACAGTTGCCAGCGAAAACACCGTGGTCCGAAGTCTTCCGCGCACTCTTCCCCGGAGGCTCCATCACCGGCGCGCCCAAGCGCCACACCGTCGAACTCATTCAAAAACTCGAAGCATCCCCACGCGGCGTCTACACCGGAGCCATCGGCTATTTCGCACCCGACCGCAGCGCCTGCTTCAACATCGCCATCCGCACCGCCGTCCTTGAAAACAACACACTCACACTCGGCGCAGGCGGAGGCATCGTCGCAGACTCCACAGCCGCCTCCGAATACCGCGAGATGCTGCTCAAAGCCTCATTCGTGCAGCGCGCATCGCAACCCATCCAACTCATCGAAACCATGCGCGCGGAGACCAACAACATCGCGCTCCTGCAACATCATCTGCAACGCCTGCAATCCTCAGCAGAAGCACTCGGCTTCACCTGCAACACCAGGCAGATCGAAGCCAGCATCCACGCAGCCATCAACAAAACAACACCACAACGCGTGCGCCTCCTGCTGCACCGCAACGGCGAAACAGAAATCACCCTCGCTCCAGCACCCGCATGGCCGCAGCAACTGCGCCTTCGCCTAAGCCACCAACAAACACGCGCAGACAGCCCACACCTGCGCCACAAAACCACCTTCCGCCCCGAATACCAGCCAGAGCTCGAAGCCGCACTCACCAACGGCTTCCACGACACACTCTTCCTCAACACCGCAGGCGAAGTAACAGAAAGCTGCATCGCCACACTGCTCGCAAAGATCGACGACCACTGGTTCACACCACCGCTCTACAGCGGTGTCCTCCCCGGCGTCTATCGCGAACAACTCATCGCCACCGGCCTGCTCACAGAGCGCACCATCACCCTCGACGACCTGCGCAACGCCACATCCATCGCGCTCTGCAATGCCCTGCGAGGCATCGCCCCCGTCACTTCCCTGCAACTTCCCGACGGCGAAATCATCCATTGGAAGTCCCCCTCGGACCTGCCATCCCTCCCTGCGTGA
- a CDS encoding ZIP family metal transporter, with protein sequence MEAAIAVAAIQAIAIAAALWLSARHRLLDRGLPYLVSLAVGVLLATALLHILPDSIETLGNTPALWLVFAGTLFAMFCFERIFATVTGHPVETPAAGESDCGPHHHHGSRPLSLIFGGTLHSFVDGVAVAAAFHTGRRIGWLTAVAITLHEVPHRMGDYALLTHLKVGRGRAIRLITIVGVAALLGVALVLAAGHLQLGGAVSATDWLLPISAASFVYIAMVNLMPELASEATLSGVLLQLLSMLGGATLVALIIRLPGA encoded by the coding sequence TTGGAAGCAGCAATCGCAGTCGCCGCCATTCAGGCCATCGCCATCGCCGCGGCCCTGTGGCTCAGCGCACGCCATCGCCTGCTCGATCGCGGCCTGCCTTACCTCGTCTCGCTCGCGGTCGGCGTTCTTCTTGCGACAGCATTGCTGCACATCCTTCCGGACTCCATTGAGACGCTCGGCAACACACCCGCGCTCTGGCTCGTCTTCGCTGGAACGCTCTTCGCCATGTTCTGCTTCGAGCGCATCTTCGCCACGGTCACAGGCCACCCTGTAGAAACACCCGCCGCAGGCGAATCCGATTGCGGTCCGCACCACCACCACGGCTCGCGCCCGCTCTCGCTTATCTTCGGTGGCACACTGCACAGCTTCGTCGATGGCGTAGCCGTCGCCGCTGCCTTCCACACCGGCCGACGCATCGGTTGGCTCACCGCCGTCGCCATCACCCTGCATGAAGTCCCGCATCGCATGGGCGACTACGCCTTGCTCACGCACCTCAAGGTAGGCCGAGGCCGCGCCATCCGCCTCATCACCATCGTCGGCGTCGCAGCGCTGCTCGGCGTGGCACTCGTCCTCGCGGCAGGCCATCTGCAGCTCGGCGGAGCAGTCTCCGCAACAGACTGGCTACTCCCCATCAGCGCCGCCAGCTTCGTCTACATCGCCATGGTCAACCTCATGCCGGAACTCGCCAGCGAAGCCACCCTCAGCGGCGTCCTCCTGCAACTCCTAAGCATGCTCGGCGGAGCCACCCTCGTGGCCCTCATCATCCGCCTCCCCGGCGCATAA
- a CDS encoding arylsulfatase, whose protein sequence is MATSKTKASATPEPAVAGTPNILPRPDFHFPGEIGRTYLDSDPAQFPKPVQAPEGAPNILLILIDDCGFGEFGTFGGGIPSPTMDRLAAEGLRYNRFHTTALCSPSRAAMITGRNHHSAAFAGITEIATGYDGYTCILPKSCGSVGEVLRQNGYMTAWVGKNHNTPTWETSAVGPFDRWANGLGFDYFYGFNAGSMDHWEPILYENRNLVPRSTDPNYHLTVDIADKSIAWVRQATSIAPTRPFFLYVAPGATHAPHHVPKDWIDKFKGQFDEGWDKYREQTLARQKKLGVVPKDTKLTERSKGLPAWDSLNADQKRLYAHMMEVFAAYAAHCDHELGRVVDAVKQLPGADNTLIIYIAGDNGSSAEGGLEGSISDNMFFNGFAEKWQDNIKVIDELGGPKHFNHFPASWAHAMNAPFQWTKQVASHFGGTRNPMIVSWPARIKDKGGVRSQFLHIIDIVPTIYEVCGITPPRELNGVQQRPIEGVSFVSTFGDAKAEAVRKTQYFELACNRGLYHDGWMASSPSFVPWEPNRGGWDLDKAPWELYNIEEDFSQANDLAEKYPDKLRQLQDLWWVEASKYNVMPLDWRGTVRMDGEAMGRPSLTAGRNKMTYYPGTIGLPDAASPSMINKSWTISADIELLDDKTSGMVVTHGGFEGGYGLYLRDNVPTFVYNVLVDRPTFTAKAPLPKGKTKLVVDFAYDGGGKGKGGKITMSANGKKVAEGRIERTIPIRFTMNEGLDIGCDIGSPVDFTYEMPFVFTGKIEKVTIELQPKATA, encoded by the coding sequence ATGGCGACATCGAAGACGAAAGCAAGCGCGACTCCTGAACCGGCAGTTGCAGGCACCCCGAACATCCTTCCTCGACCTGACTTTCATTTCCCCGGCGAAATCGGCCGCACCTATCTCGACTCCGATCCCGCGCAATTCCCCAAGCCCGTGCAAGCGCCCGAAGGCGCGCCAAACATTCTGCTCATCCTGATTGACGACTGCGGCTTCGGTGAGTTCGGCACCTTCGGCGGAGGAATCCCCTCGCCCACCATGGATCGTCTTGCTGCGGAAGGTCTTCGCTACAACCGCTTTCACACCACCGCTCTTTGCAGCCCTTCCCGCGCAGCGATGATTACCGGTCGCAATCATCACTCCGCTGCCTTTGCAGGCATCACTGAGATTGCCACCGGCTACGACGGCTACACCTGCATCCTGCCAAAGAGTTGCGGCAGTGTTGGTGAGGTCCTCCGTCAGAACGGATACATGACCGCATGGGTCGGCAAGAATCACAACACACCCACATGGGAGACCAGTGCCGTAGGGCCATTCGACCGTTGGGCCAATGGTCTTGGCTTCGACTACTTCTATGGCTTTAACGCAGGTTCCATGGATCACTGGGAGCCCATACTTTACGAGAACCGCAACCTGGTTCCGCGCTCCACAGATCCCAATTACCACCTCACCGTAGACATTGCGGATAAATCCATTGCTTGGGTCAGGCAGGCCACAAGCATTGCCCCCACTCGCCCCTTCTTTCTCTACGTTGCGCCGGGCGCCACGCATGCTCCGCACCACGTCCCCAAGGATTGGATCGATAAGTTCAAAGGCCAGTTCGATGAGGGCTGGGACAAATACCGCGAACAAACACTCGCGCGCCAAAAGAAACTTGGCGTCGTTCCTAAGGACACCAAACTCACCGAACGCTCCAAAGGTCTTCCTGCGTGGGACTCCCTCAATGCAGATCAGAAGCGCCTCTACGCGCACATGATGGAAGTCTTTGCAGCATATGCCGCACACTGCGACCACGAGCTTGGTCGCGTAGTCGATGCCGTAAAGCAACTCCCCGGCGCTGACAACACGTTGATCATCTACATTGCCGGCGACAACGGATCAAGCGCTGAAGGCGGCCTGGAAGGTTCCATCAGCGACAACATGTTCTTCAACGGCTTCGCTGAGAAGTGGCAAGACAACATCAAGGTCATTGATGAATTAGGTGGCCCGAAGCACTTCAACCACTTCCCTGCCTCATGGGCGCACGCCATGAACGCACCTTTCCAGTGGACCAAGCAGGTCGCCAGTCACTTCGGTGGCACGCGGAACCCGATGATCGTCTCATGGCCCGCCCGTATCAAAGATAAAGGCGGTGTGCGGTCGCAGTTCCTTCACATCATCGATATCGTCCCAACGATTTACGAGGTATGCGGTATCACGCCTCCACGTGAATTGAATGGTGTGCAGCAGCGACCCATTGAAGGTGTAAGCTTCGTCTCCACATTTGGCGATGCAAAAGCCGAAGCTGTTCGCAAGACGCAGTACTTCGAACTCGCATGCAATCGCGGTCTTTATCACGACGGATGGATGGCTTCCTCTCCTTCGTTCGTGCCCTGGGAGCCAAATCGTGGCGGCTGGGATTTAGATAAAGCTCCGTGGGAGCTCTACAACATCGAAGAGGATTTTTCGCAGGCCAACGACCTGGCTGAAAAGTACCCTGACAAGCTGAGACAACTACAGGACCTGTGGTGGGTTGAAGCCTCGAAATACAACGTCATGCCGCTTGATTGGCGCGGTACCGTCCGCATGGATGGAGAGGCCATGGGGCGTCCAAGCCTGACCGCCGGACGCAACAAGATGACCTACTATCCCGGCACCATCGGGCTCCCCGATGCTGCGTCGCCGTCCATGATCAACAAATCGTGGACCATCAGCGCAGACATCGAACTGCTCGACGACAAGACGAGCGGCATGGTTGTCACTCACGGTGGATTCGAAGGTGGCTATGGCCTTTACCTTCGCGACAATGTTCCAACCTTCGTCTACAACGTGCTGGTTGATCGTCCGACATTTACAGCGAAGGCTCCGCTCCCCAAAGGCAAAACAAAACTTGTCGTGGATTTCGCTTACGACGGTGGCGGCAAGGGCAAGGGTGGAAAGATCACCATGTCCGCCAACGGAAAGAAAGTAGCCGAAGGCCGCATCGAGAGAACCATCCCGATTCGTTTCACGATGAACGAAGGTCTGGATATAGGTTGCGACATCGGTTCGCCCGTCGACTTCACCTACGAGATGCCCTTCGTCTTCACCGGCAAGATCGAAAAAGTAACCATCGAACTCCAGCCCAAAGCCACCGCTTAG
- the rpmB gene encoding 50S ribosomal protein L28 produces MAKVCPITGKRPMSGNKVSHANNKTRRRWEPNLQWKRIWVPSEKKFVRMRVSARGLRTINKIGVEAALLQAKG; encoded by the coding sequence ATGGCAAAGGTATGCCCCATCACCGGCAAGCGTCCGATGAGCGGAAATAAAGTGTCGCACGCGAACAACAAGACGCGTCGTCGCTGGGAGCCGAACCTTCAGTGGAAGCGCATCTGGGTTCCCTCCGAGAAGAAGTTTGTGCGTATGCGTGTTTCAGCACGTGGTCTGCGCACCATTAACAAGATCGGCGTTGAGGCCGCTCTGCTCCAGGCGAAGGGATAA
- the rpmG gene encoding 50S ribosomal protein L33 — translation MRTLIKLVSSAGTGHFYTTSKNPKTTSAKLEFKKYDPVVRKHVPYREAKI, via the coding sequence ATGCGTACCCTCATTAAGCTCGTCTCCTCTGCTGGCACCGGCCACTTCTACACCACCAGCAAGAACCCCAAGACCACCAGCGCCAAGCTGGAGTTCAAGAAGTACGATCCGGTCGTGCGCAAGCACGTTCCCTACCGCGAAGCCAAGATCTAA
- a CDS encoding pyridoxal phosphate-dependent aminotransferase, protein MDLKNFASAQQYFSRRSFVRNAGIASAAAAAMPSFAKAMSQQAAAQAPVDGPNGRQRGGMRMPMAADTVIISSNENPLGPAPVALEAISAAAKKGGRYDREYSSAMTKAISDQFQLKPGYVRVYPGSGGPLDLALYSNIGPDKPLVVGDPSYEQGFRAAATCKAKCHMIPLDKTTYKYDVKAMLAADPKPGAYYIVNPNNPTGTITPKEDIVWLVKNKPAGSVVIVDEAYHHFSNQDSVLDLVAQDQDIIVLRTFSKIYGMAGVRAGFAFGRPDLLARFENVTVNNRQIGSISLTSASAAAASLTDPNLVPLRRKINRDVLDDTLAFLQKNNYSFVPGAQANMFMVDVKRPGMEVQKMMMTEKVAIGRVWPIMPTYVRVTVGTPDEMKKFQVAFHKVMNEPTVAHAMLHEYDIPHELDRA, encoded by the coding sequence ATGGATTTGAAGAACTTCGCTTCCGCCCAGCAGTACTTTTCCCGCCGTTCGTTCGTTCGTAACGCGGGTATCGCATCGGCTGCAGCTGCAGCGATGCCGTCGTTTGCAAAGGCCATGAGCCAGCAGGCTGCTGCACAGGCTCCGGTAGATGGCCCGAACGGCCGTCAGCGTGGTGGCATGCGCATGCCAATGGCTGCTGACACCGTGATCATTTCCTCAAACGAAAATCCGCTTGGACCGGCTCCCGTCGCTTTGGAAGCGATCAGTGCTGCTGCCAAGAAGGGTGGTCGTTATGATCGCGAATATTCGTCTGCAATGACGAAGGCTATCAGCGATCAGTTCCAGCTCAAGCCGGGTTATGTCCGCGTCTATCCGGGTTCGGGTGGTCCGCTGGATCTCGCGCTGTATTCCAACATCGGTCCCGACAAGCCGCTCGTTGTTGGCGATCCTTCGTATGAGCAGGGCTTCCGCGCTGCAGCCACTTGTAAAGCCAAGTGTCATATGATCCCGCTCGACAAGACGACCTACAAGTATGACGTGAAGGCGATGTTGGCTGCCGACCCCAAGCCCGGTGCCTACTACATTGTGAACCCCAACAATCCCACCGGCACCATCACTCCCAAAGAAGACATCGTGTGGCTGGTGAAGAATAAGCCCGCCGGTTCTGTCGTGATCGTGGATGAGGCCTACCACCACTTCTCCAATCAGGATTCGGTTCTGGATCTAGTCGCTCAGGATCAGGACATTATCGTGCTTCGCACGTTCTCGAAGATCTACGGTATGGCCGGCGTTCGCGCAGGCTTTGCCTTCGGTCGTCCTGACCTGCTGGCACGGTTCGAGAATGTCACGGTGAACAACCGTCAGATCGGCTCCATCTCGCTGACCTCGGCCTCCGCCGCTGCCGCTAGCTTGACCGATCCGAATCTGGTGCCGTTGCGCCGCAAGATCAACCGCGATGTTCTGGACGATACGCTCGCGTTCCTTCAGAAGAATAACTACAGCTTTGTACCGGGGGCCCAGGCGAACATGTTCATGGTGGACGTGAAGCGCCCGGGTATGGAAGTGCAGAAGATGATGATGACGGAGAAGGTGGCAATTGGCCGTGTGTGGCCGATCATGCCTACCTACGTTCGCGTCACTGTCGGCACGCCGGACGAGATGAAGAAGTTCCAGGTGGCGTTCCACAAGGTGATGAACGAGCCTACTGTGGCGCACGCGATGCTGCACGAGTACGACATTCCGCACGAGCTTGATCGTGCGTAA
- a CDS encoding SphA family protein, with translation MRAAVLAMLVVAPCAAAQTLGHYIGGFSGLDNGTSAPPGFYAAEFGLVEPVNSIKGPNGGTVVRPDINVGGAITAFSYTSQKKILGGEYGLAFMVPVLNTRFNSNLFNKSAQSAGISDILFEPVNLGWAKGAANYTLNYAFYAPTGDFDPNSALNPGLGFWEHQVSGGMSLSLDKKKLWNASALTIWEFNHSKLGEDLKPGPIFNAEYSFGRRFFKYQMNAGFVGYASQKLSADSGSAVGSLTQGYRDRGFGAGGEWKFTDIKHRLAYDVRFEQQYGVQLRTSGQVVVFSITYLKMTPPKPSK, from the coding sequence GTGAGAGCTGCTGTATTGGCGATGCTGGTGGTTGCACCATGCGCAGCGGCGCAAACACTTGGTCACTATATTGGCGGCTTCAGCGGGTTGGATAACGGCACATCCGCGCCTCCAGGATTTTATGCAGCAGAATTCGGCCTGGTCGAACCTGTGAACAGTATTAAGGGACCCAATGGCGGAACGGTAGTGCGGCCAGACATCAATGTAGGTGGTGCCATCACGGCGTTCAGCTATACCTCGCAAAAGAAAATTTTGGGAGGTGAGTATGGTCTGGCGTTTATGGTTCCGGTATTGAACACTCGTTTCAATTCCAATCTGTTTAACAAGTCCGCGCAGTCCGCAGGAATATCAGACATCTTGTTCGAGCCTGTGAATCTTGGATGGGCTAAAGGCGCAGCGAATTACACGTTGAACTACGCGTTCTATGCGCCCACTGGCGACTTCGATCCGAATTCCGCTTTGAATCCTGGACTGGGTTTCTGGGAACACCAGGTTTCGGGAGGCATGTCACTCAGCCTGGATAAGAAGAAACTCTGGAATGCGTCCGCGTTAACCATATGGGAGTTCAATCATTCCAAGTTGGGTGAGGACCTTAAGCCGGGCCCAATCTTCAATGCCGAATACAGCTTCGGCCGTCGCTTCTTCAAGTACCAGATGAACGCTGGCTTTGTCGGCTATGCCTCGCAGAAGCTTTCTGCCGATAGCGGGTCTGCGGTGGGTTCATTGACGCAGGGATATCGCGATCGTGGATTTGGTGCTGGCGGCGAGTGGAAGTTTACTGACATCAAACACAGGCTTGCTTACGACGTTCGTTTTGAACAGCAGTACGGCGTGCAGTTACGAACATCGGGGCAGGTGGTTGTCTTCAGCATCACGTATCTCAAGATGACTCCACCAAAGCCTTCCAAATAG
- a CDS encoding alpha-L-fucosidase → MMRWKSMVAAGCVAAVSVCAQAQLEGSRIDTATVNHPVKAIQDTETPAQRDARMAWWREARFGMFIHWGLYSIPAGTWDGKQIPGIGEWIMNNASIPVADYKALASQFNPTGFNAHDIVALAKAAGMKYIVITSKHHDGFAMFDSKADPFNIVAATPFHRDPLKELAEECRKQGVKLGFYYSQSQDWTAPGGGAAMRPGHDPKTHHWDKAQDGSFDEYLHKKAIPQLTELLTNYKQYPVVVWFDTPGDAMTPERSAEIVKLLNKYPNLIWNNRLGGKYQGDTETPEQFIPPQGYPGRDWESCMTMNDTWGYKSYDNNFKSTETLVRNLIDIASKGGNYLLNIGPDSHGVVPPAEVERLQQVGKWMSVNGEAIYGTSPTLFGPEAGSFSKTEINEKTKQPKWIPSWEWRSTTKADKVYVEIFKWPGTTLHLDKMPRKVTGAYLLATKKPLTFKQNGDGVDVTLPANAIDPIASVVVLKTK, encoded by the coding sequence ATGATGCGTTGGAAGTCAATGGTGGCAGCAGGATGTGTAGCAGCTGTAAGCGTATGTGCGCAGGCGCAGCTTGAGGGATCGCGAATCGACACCGCAACTGTGAACCACCCTGTCAAAGCCATTCAGGATACAGAAACACCAGCGCAGCGCGACGCACGTATGGCGTGGTGGCGCGAAGCACGCTTCGGCATGTTTATCCATTGGGGCCTCTACTCCATTCCCGCAGGCACATGGGATGGGAAGCAGATTCCTGGCATCGGCGAGTGGATCATGAACAACGCCAGCATTCCCGTTGCCGATTACAAGGCGCTCGCCTCACAGTTCAATCCGACAGGCTTCAATGCGCATGACATCGTTGCGTTGGCGAAGGCAGCAGGCATGAAGTACATCGTCATCACGTCGAAGCATCATGATGGCTTCGCAATGTTTGACTCAAAGGCTGATCCCTTCAACATTGTTGCGGCAACACCATTTCATCGTGACCCTCTGAAGGAACTCGCGGAAGAATGCCGTAAGCAGGGCGTAAAGCTTGGCTTCTACTATTCGCAGTCGCAGGACTGGACAGCACCTGGCGGCGGCGCGGCAATGCGTCCGGGACATGATCCAAAGACACACCACTGGGACAAGGCGCAGGATGGCAGCTTTGACGAGTACCTGCACAAGAAAGCCATTCCGCAGTTGACGGAGCTGCTGACGAATTACAAGCAGTATCCCGTTGTCGTGTGGTTCGACACGCCCGGAGATGCAATGACTCCGGAGCGTTCCGCGGAGATCGTTAAGCTGCTTAACAAATATCCGAACCTCATCTGGAACAACCGTCTTGGCGGCAAATATCAGGGTGATACGGAAACTCCCGAACAGTTCATTCCACCGCAGGGATATCCCGGACGCGATTGGGAATCATGCATGACCATGAACGACACATGGGGCTACAAGTCCTATGACAATAACTTCAAGTCCACTGAAACACTGGTGCGCAACCTGATCGATATTGCCAGCAAAGGCGGCAATTACCTTCTGAACATTGGGCCGGACTCGCATGGCGTTGTTCCGCCCGCAGAGGTAGAACGGCTGCAGCAAGTAGGCAAGTGGATGAGTGTCAATGGAGAAGCTATCTATGGCACCTCACCGACGCTCTTCGGACCGGAAGCAGGCAGCTTCAGCAAGACGGAGATTAATGAGAAGACCAAGCAGCCAAAGTGGATTCCCTCGTGGGAATGGCGTTCCACAACAAAGGCTGACAAAGTCTATGTAGAAATCTTCAAGTGGCCCGGCACCACGCTGCACCTGGACAAGATGCCGCGTAAGGTAACCGGAGCCTATCTGCTGGCAACAAAGAAGCCGCTCACCTTTAAACAGAACGGCGATGGTGTGGACGTAACGCTTCCTGCAAATGCCATCGATCCAATTGCAAGTGTGGTGGTATTGAAGACGAAGTAA